In Arcobacter ellisii, a genomic segment contains:
- a CDS encoding 2Fe-2S iron-sulfur cluster-binding protein, with translation MTTRVEIVNDFLAINVKPGSTIQDVVEASGSALPFGCRDGQCGTCLVSIEQGMEFISEINEKEKKVIAEAGAGTNTEKARLSCQMKIVKPNGVIRIKY, from the coding sequence ATGACAACAAGAGTAGAAATAGTAAATGATTTTTTAGCAATCAATGTAAAACCAGGAAGTACAATTCAAGATGTAGTTGAAGCATCTGGTTCAGCTTTACCATTTGGTTGTAGAGATGGTCAATGTGGAACATGTTTAGTTTCAATTGAACAAGGTATGGAATTTATTTCTGAAATTAACGAAAAAGAGAAAAAAGTAATTGCTGAAGCTGGTGCTGGAACAAACACTGAAAAAGCAAGACTTTCTTGTCAAATGAAAATAGTTAAACCAAACGGTGTAATTAGAATTAAGTATTAA
- a CDS encoding nitrogen fixation protein NifZ, whose protein sequence is MAVDHKQIVDANTFLHDSVTANRSGRDEEVAKFGIGQKVQLLEDVKNDGTYPHAPIGTVMVQKGAIGYIKSIGEFLQVIRVYEVHFLDVNALIEVVGCREHELLAMEDYRDEVQEELEFMRKHREKYYSK, encoded by the coding sequence GTGGCTGTTGATCATAAACAAATCGTAGATGCAAATACTTTTTTGCATGATAGCGTAACTGCGAACCGTTCAGGAAGAGATGAAGAAGTTGCAAAATTTGGTATAGGACAAAAAGTACAACTTCTTGAAGATGTAAAAAATGATGGAACTTACCCTCATGCACCAATTGGAACAGTTATGGTTCAAAAAGGGGCAATTGGATATATCAAATCTATTGGGGAATTTTTACAAGTAATTAGAGTGTATGAAGTACATTTTTTAGATGTAAATGCACTTATTGAAGTTGTAGGTTGTAGGGAACATGAACTACTTGCAATGGAAGATTATAGAGATGAAGTTCAAGAAGAGTTAGAATTTATGAGAAAACATAGGGAGAAATACTACTCAAAATAG
- a CDS encoding nitrogenase-stabilizing/protective protein NifW gives MGTVEEFYKLRDTEDFFNFFGIEFDQKLINVKRFHMMKEYGSLIKKGLDSISEENKLLEFLKFSLLRVYGDYKTGHSPSAAEVWNMYETGKLEGCSSCGSSSSSTGGSCGC, from the coding sequence ATGGGAACTGTAGAAGAATTTTATAAATTAAGAGATACGGAAGATTTCTTTAACTTTTTTGGTATTGAATTTGACCAAAAGTTAATAAATGTAAAAAGATTTCATATGATGAAAGAGTATGGAAGTTTGATAAAAAAAGGTTTAGATTCTATTTCAGAAGAGAATAAACTTTTAGAATTTTTAAAATTTTCTCTTTTAAGAGTTTATGGAGATTACAAAACTGGGCACTCTCCAAGTGCAGCTGAAGTTTGGAATATGTATGAAACTGGGAAACTAGAAGGTTGTTCTTCTTGTGGTTCTAGTTCATCATCTACAGGAGGAAGTTGTGGCTGTTGA
- a CDS encoding flavodoxin, which translates to MSSMGIFCGTAGGTSMKVAKALAKEFEIDEDDVINMEEDYDDLEQLQNYDILFIGSSTWGQGDVHFSWVDVQLELQDEKPDLSGKTVAFFGAGDSVKHGEQFCSALGKLYKTFTDLGATAVGFVDKDEYKYEFSLAEMDGKLCGLAIDDHNEKGKTKERIKNWVEQLKGELDL; encoded by the coding sequence ATGTCAAGTATGGGAATATTTTGTGGAACAGCTGGTGGAACATCTATGAAAGTAGCTAAAGCATTAGCTAAAGAGTTTGAAATAGATGAAGATGACGTAATAAATATGGAAGAAGATTATGATGATTTAGAGCAACTTCAAAACTATGACATTTTGTTCATAGGAAGTTCTACTTGGGGACAAGGAGATGTTCATTTCTCTTGGGTTGATGTTCAACTAGAACTTCAAGATGAGAAGCCAGATTTATCTGGAAAAACAGTAGCTTTCTTTGGAGCAGGAGATAGTGTAAAACATGGAGAACAATTCTGTTCAGCATTAGGGAAACTATATAAAACTTTTACAGATTTAGGAGCAACTGCTGTTGGATTTGTGGATAAAGATGAATATAAATATGAGTTTTCTTTAGCTGAAATGGATGGAAAACTATGTGGTTTAGCTATTGATGACCACAATGAAAAAGGTAAAACTAAAGAGAGAATTAAAAATTGGGTAGAACAATTAAAAGGCGAATTAGACCTATAA
- a CDS encoding NifX-associated nitrogen fixation protein, with amino-acid sequence MDAKKLFIDTLIGQIRALDQFGTWANKSDKDLIEEKYIKTKEDLKNIPIIADIDEMQIKDIRLIYQAVALAFEKLTGIMCSVVMEMSHEGFGRVVVFTDKIVICEKFFKDAHRFSFRTYEDLEKEGEKYLNNAQETYNKYKNV; translated from the coding sequence ATGGACGCTAAGAAACTATTTATAGATACATTAATTGGTCAGATTAGAGCCTTAGACCAATTTGGAACTTGGGCAAATAAAAGTGATAAAGACTTAATAGAAGAGAAATATATCAAAACAAAAGAGGATTTAAAAAATATCCCTATTATTGCTGATATTGATGAGATGCAAATCAAAGATATAAGACTTATCTATCAAGCTGTTGCACTTGCCTTTGAAAAACTAACAGGAATTATGTGTTCTGTTGTTATGGAGATGAGTCACGAAGGTTTTGGAAGAGTTGTTGTTTTCACAGATAAAATCGTTATTTGTGAAAAATTCTTCAAAGATGCGCATAGATTCTCATTTAGAACTTATGAGGATTTAGAAAAAGAGGGTGAAAAATACCTAAATAACGCACAAGAAACTTACAATAAATATAAAAACGTATAA
- the nifX gene encoding nitrogen fixation protein NifX, with product MKSIKIKSNEPSTGNLKVAFATSDLENIDSHFGSAKQFAVYEIGKDLTNVCEIIKIEDKDTDKTVELLKDIDIVYFTNIGAIAAAKIINSGIFPIKYKESVSIEEEIKKLTTMLNTNPPPFIKKIIEKKAA from the coding sequence ATGAAAAGCATTAAAATAAAATCAAATGAACCCTCAACTGGTAATCTAAAAGTTGCCTTTGCAACTAGCGATTTAGAAAATATTGATTCACATTTTGGAAGTGCTAAGCAATTTGCTGTTTATGAAATAGGGAAAGACCTTACTAACGTTTGCGAAATCATAAAAATTGAAGATAAAGATACAGATAAAACTGTTGAACTTTTAAAAGATATAGATATTGTTTATTTTACAAATATTGGAGCAATTGCAGCTGCAAAAATTATAAATAGTGGAATCTTTCCTATCAAATATAAGGAGAGTGTTTCAATTGAAGAAGAAATAAAAAAACTAACAACTATGCTAAATACAAATCCACCTCCGTTTATTAAAAAAATCATTGAAAAAAAGGCTGCATAA
- a CDS encoding SagB family peptide dehydrogenase, with translation MQKFYDKTDINAKKYLTGSSFIDYRTQPRAFKKFPTFFLSYDLDEFEELKFIKNIGKITASKTYGNVKVDLRANPSAGGLYPSEIYIQLRGIKSLVNGIYHYEALENRLTLIHELSNDGVEFYFEDKTQKKIIFLISNAYFRSAWKYEKRAIRYILLDSGHLLGSIYAALELENLPFNINFNFDKKSLNEDFSFDNFEAFYTSVFTQIHKELECKKLRTQIVNVCACDYQLKEKFIEEFYENSLKDDFPIVSNIEFLKGIKKEDLQKAIDTRRSIRAFKKEPISKEEFLFITKDIFEFAQKYEIEIYFINNNIKEMKKGLYKNVELQKEGDFKEIATKLGLNQKLSGDSAVTLFFTSKNSENIFYLYILSGFISQILYLRSTLLNISCSGLGAYFDDLSKEFLETSNNIFYLFTIGK, from the coding sequence ATGCAAAAGTTTTATGATAAAACTGATATTAATGCAAAAAAATATCTAACAGGCTCTAGTTTTATAGATTATAGAACTCAACCAAGAGCCTTTAAAAAATTCCCAACTTTTTTTTTATCTTATGATTTAGATGAATTTGAAGAGTTAAAATTTATCAAAAATATTGGGAAAATTACAGCATCTAAAACCTATGGAAATGTGAAAGTAGATTTAAGAGCAAATCCAAGTGCTGGTGGTTTATATCCAAGTGAAATTTATATTCAACTTCGTGGAATAAAATCTTTAGTAAATGGAATTTATCACTATGAAGCACTTGAAAATAGGCTCACTTTAATCCATGAATTAAGTAATGATGGAGTTGAATTTTATTTTGAAGATAAAACTCAAAAAAAAATCATCTTCTTAATAAGTAATGCCTATTTTCGTTCAGCTTGGAAATATGAAAAAAGAGCTATAAGATATATTTTACTTGACAGTGGTCATCTTTTGGGTTCTATTTATGCTGCTTTAGAGCTTGAAAATTTACCTTTTAATATAAATTTTAATTTTGATAAAAAGAGTTTAAATGAAGATTTTTCATTTGATAATTTTGAAGCCTTTTATACTTCTGTTTTTACTCAAATACATAAAGAGTTGGAGTGTAAAAAACTAAGAACTCAAATAGTAAATGTATGCGCTTGTGATTACCAGTTAAAAGAGAAGTTTATCGAAGAGTTTTATGAAAATTCTTTAAAAGATGATTTTCCTATTGTTTCAAATATAGAGTTCTTAAAAGGGATAAAAAAAGAGGATTTACAAAAAGCGATAGATACTCGCCGTTCAATTAGAGCTTTTAAAAAAGAGCCGATTTCAAAAGAGGAGTTTTTGTTTATTACAAAAGATATTTTTGAATTTGCACAAAAATATGAAATAGAGATTTATTTTATAAATAACAATATTAAAGAGATGAAAAAAGGTCTTTACAAAAATGTAGAACTTCAAAAAGAGGGCGATTTTAAGGAGATTGCAACAAAACTTGGTTTAAATCAAAAACTTTCAGGAGATAGTGCAGTTACACTCTTTTTTACTTCAAAAAATAGTGAAAATATTTTTTATTTATATATCTTAAGTGGATTTATTTCACAAATTTTATATCTTCGTTCAACTCTTCTAAATATCTCTTGTAGTGGTCTAGGTGCCTATTTTGACGACCTTTCTAAAGAGTTTTTAGAGACTTCAAACAATATTTTTTATCTTTTTACAATAGGAAAATAA
- a CDS encoding ankyrin repeat domain-containing protein has protein sequence MTSELKKWLEENEYDLTNLNSVGKYGNSALMKACREGKIELVNELLSLGVDLNIKNVDGNSALWNSCFANSYECFEALIKAGIDIDSQNVNNVTALMYCASAGKERFVELLLDYGANKELKSLDGFKAIDLAVTSNIVRLLRNAKVL, from the coding sequence ATGACAAGTGAATTAAAAAAATGGTTAGAAGAGAATGAGTATGATTTAACAAACTTAAATAGTGTTGGAAAATATGGAAACTCTGCTCTTATGAAAGCCTGTCGTGAAGGAAAAATAGAGTTAGTAAATGAACTTTTATCTTTAGGAGTTGATTTAAACATCAAAAATGTTGATGGAAATTCTGCACTTTGGAACTCATGTTTTGCAAACTCTTATGAGTGTTTTGAAGCTTTGATAAAAGCAGGAATTGATATAGATTCACAAAATGTAAATAATGTAACTGCCTTGATGTATTGTGCAAGTGCAGGAAAAGAGAGATTTGTAGAACTTCTTTTGGATTATGGTGCAAATAAAGAGTTAAAAAGTTTAGATGGTTTTAAAGCAATTGATTTGGCGGTTACTTCTAATATCGTAAGACTATTAAGAAATGCAAAAGTTTTATGA